From the Canis lupus familiaris isolate Mischka breed German Shepherd chromosome 27, alternate assembly UU_Cfam_GSD_1.0, whole genome shotgun sequence genome, the window GGAATTATCCAAGAAGTATAAGATTGTTTAACAtggaaaaaatcaattaataccATCTACCATACTATAACTATAAGAAGTATCTATAGAAAcatctcaagagatgcagaaaaattatataacaaaatctaactcccattcatgataaaaatctcaaTCAAcaagaatagaaggaaatttcttCAACAAGATAAAGAGGGTCTCCATAAAAACTGCAGCAGACCTCACATATAAGACAGAAGAACTAAACATTTTTGTAACATGGGGAACAAGACATGGATGAGTACTATCATCAATCTCTTCAACATTGTACCAGAGGTCGTAACCAGTACAataaaggaagaggggaaaaaaaaaaaaaaaaaacaaggaacgGAAGAAGTAAGCCTTTCTACagtctatttttaagatttatttatttacttatttatttatttaagaacaCGTACAGCTCAGTAAGAAGACAGataaacccaatttaaaaaaagattgaacaggggtgcttggatggttcagtcagttaagcatctgccattggctcaggtcatgatctcaacatCTTGGGgccaagctccctgctcagggaggagccgggttcttcccctccttctccctctgcagctcccccagcttgtgttctcttgctctttctatcaaataaataaatcctttttaaaaaataaaaagatttaatagACACTTCAAAGCACAAAACCTAAACAAACACTTcccaaaagaagacatacaaatggtcaaaaaacacatgagaagatgttcaatattattagtcttcaaggaaatgcaaatttaaaaacacaatgaaatatcattgcACACCCACTACCATACTGGTGAAAGTTCAAAAGACTGACAATATCAAGTATGAGCAATGAtaggagcaactggaactcttgTGTGTTGCTACTGGGAATATAAATGTTGCAACCACACTGGAAAACAAGGTAGAAGTTTCTTATCAAATTAAACATGCATTTACCATAGGACTCAACGATCAAACTCCTAGgtatctaatttaaaaaaaggaatgaaaacacatgtccacacatAAACTTGCACATCAGTATTCATGACaggtttattcataatagccaaaaatagGAAATACATTATAAGTCCttagagagatgaagaaattgtggcatatacatacaatgggatatacCTCAGCAACAAAAGGAATGAACTAGTGATACATGAAAGAAcatagattaattttaaaaaacatactgagcaaaagaagtcagatacAAGAGTACATGATTATGAAATTCTATATGAGGCAAAactaattcatagagacagaaagggtAGCACTGATTGCCTGGGCCGAGCGGATAGTGAAGGGGAGGAAAGGAATTTTTGCAGGTGATACAAATATTCTGTCTTGACCTAATGACGTTTAAGAGGTGTatacaggctccctgcatggagcctgcttctccctctgcctatgtctctgcctctctctctatgaataaataaataaaatctaaaaaaaaaaaaaaacgaggtgTATACAGTTGGTAAAAATCCATTGACTTCATGActtaaaatggaagaattttcTTGCATGAAAGAAGgactcaaaaaaattaattttttaaaattcaaggtcaaggggcacctgggtggcttagttggttaagtgatcAACTATTGTTTTTGCCTCGtgtcacgatctcagagtcatgagaccaAGCCTCAGGGAGGGCTCCACGCGTGACATGGACTCtgctttagattttctctcttctctccctatgcttctccccctgctcacatgttctctctcgaaataaatagataaaatcttttaaaaaataaataaaatgtcaaggtcaagaaagacaaataaaccTGAGGAATTCTCCCAgattaaaagaaaccaaagaaatttctcagttgaaaaaattcaaatatgggCTATCGATGAAATTACAGTACTTTctcaatgttaaatttcctgattttgaccTTTTTGCTATGGTTATACAAGACAAAGTAATTGttcttataaaatgtttagaCAATAGGACATAATGTCCCCAATTTATTATCAAATGGAACAGCAagagagtggggaagagagagagaggagaactgTAAAGCacagataaaatattaacaaatggtAACTACCTGTCAAGGTTATATGAGAGTTTTTACACTATTGTTTCAACCACTCAGGAAGTATGAAATTATAgcaaagtaaaaacattttaattagagTTGATTATTTTTATGAGAAGGGTGGCAAGATAGCTATTTTTTAGTTCTTAATTATGCCATCTCTCACACCCAGAGGCTATTGGAATGATTTATCCTATTAATCAGGAAAAGACCCAAGCTATTAACAAGGACAAAAACCAGGCTATCAAGAGGTGTCCAATTAGTTCTATGGGTGgttcagggaaagagaaagagagaatttctcAGGGCCATTAAAGAAAGGGGAAACtgctcttcaaagaaaaaaatcatgccCTCTTCCTCAAGAAGACAGATGACATCTGATCTCTTAAATCATAGTCCAaaattatgatttcttcttttgtcaGCTCATCACAGCAAACTAATTCCTACTATCAGAAACATTACTTCATAAATAATCACAAATTAtcacagaaacaaatgaacaaaaaaatgacaaaattccaTTTCACCTTTTCTTCTTGTATCTTTGGAAGGAGGTAGACAAAACATTATCAATTCTCTTCTCACAGATACAATAGTATGAATTAGAGCAATCAATATTTGTTACTCTTGTTGAGCTCAAAAATGCACATTGTCCTCTTCCAGAAAAACCCATGAAGGTAAAATTACTGTAGAACAGAAAACACAGCATCAACTGTTTCATTCTGAAGCTTACAATAACATAATTTATCGTTTTTTAGTTCATTGCCTAAAGGTCTAGAATATGGAAATGTTATAACTTCATCACTAGCAGATTTCCTTTTGGCAAGGCAaagatcaaattaaaaattaaagtacagtttctactgaatccATATTTCTTTCACACCATTGTAAAGTAGAAAAATTGTAAGTCAAACCATTGTTAGTCAGAGACCCAATATAAAGGAGTTTCAGATGAATTTGGTTGGGGGATCCTCAAAATACTCATTTGTGATTGTGGGAGGGATAACTAGCTGAGTCACGATGATACAATCACTTCATATTACTTTATGATTTTGTGTACCTCATAATGCATTGTCTGAGCATGTGTTTACCataataattttgttaatatCTCTATgacatttctcatcttttttcattatacttcccaaaacattttcttaatCATTCTACTTACTCTTACCAATGACCTCTGTGTGAAAACCAtgtgaaataagaaaagatatttttagacaCAATCTTCCCAATCTCAACACCACTGTTGGAGCTCCAATGCATTCCAGACACTTACATCCCAAAAGGTAGGTCAGTGTCAacccatttccatttttcttcctttatatcaTATAATAATCCAATCCAGTAGTTTTTCTTATAAGTTTGTGCTTGAATGAAGGtctgtaaaggaaataaaacatttcatgtgGCTAGTCTCATCTGTTAGATGAATGCAAAGAAGGAAGGTTAAGGCCACAGCTCTTTCTATGGCCAGTACTCTGCACTCTCCATACCATCCTTCATCTCTACTTCCTAGAAGACgctctctctcctccagccccttgcttgtattttccaaagtagttttttttttccttgtagtttATTTACTTAATGTTAAAAATGCCCATCTGTCTCATggattatttaaaacataaaaaattttaaatctaaatatctaacaaaaaaacataaaataatgtatgACACTTGAAACTACTCAAAATCATGctccagaaaaatatttaaggatgtTAAAAGTGATCATTTCATATTCTTAACTGAAAAATGAATCTTTACAACAAGCATATGTGGGAAGTTGTATATCAGAGCCTTCAGCCTCTTAAGAGAAAGGTTTGCTGTAATTTACTAGTTAGAAGGAGTGAAGGGAAGAGGGGTAGGATTTGGAAATATGTAGTGTCAAAAATGTAATATATCAAAGTGACATTTTATATAATGTCTGATTAAATGGttaatgtatttcaaaatataggTTTAAATATAAGTATGTTTTACTGCAACAAACATTATTATATGACTTGCTCTCATAAATTCTTTTATGTTGTGATTTAAAACATCTATTAGATTTGCATATAAACTTTGTGTTGCTTTCCTAAGTGATAAATAGAGGtttcagatctttaaaaacatttctctgtaaaaaaaaaaaatgtgtgtgtgtggatagtTTTTACTggttataaatttaaaagataattttgataTTGTTGtcacttaattttctctttttataattctgttttgaAAGATATACATCTTGATACAAGTATATTAGAATATGGATCAAGAAAATATTACCTAAAGATGCAATGAAAATCACTATGAGGCTAATTTGTAAAGTAATCATTacttgagcactgggtgttatgctatatgttgacaaattgaacaccaataaataataaattttaaaaaataataaataatcatcaCTTTTAGGTTCCTCATGATTATGTTCATACTGCAGATGGAAAGACTGAGACCCAGAGGGTAAGTAATTcacccaaggtcactcagctagtaagtggcagaactggatTTGCCTGATCCCAGGCAATCTGGCTCCTGGATTCCTAATAGCACCTTCTGGATTAAGTTGCCTCCAAGTTTTTGGTTGCCATTTTGTAAGGATAAATAGCCACTGCATCCAGGCTATAAATAACAAAGGGTTAAGGACTCCATCAAAGGAGAGTTATGCTTTTCAGGGAGCTTACCTACACACACcctagaaaaggaaatgaatgcaAAGACCCAAACCGAATCTTCAAGGggatttccattttcaaaataatcatgGTCATCATGACAgataatatatattgaatgctTGGTAAGTAGCAAGATCATATATGCCTATCGGTAGGCAGGGTTTTCCAGAACCCAACTTTCTTAACTACAAATTTTTAATCACTCAACAGACACAACACAGAGAATAACTGAAGCTCCCTCTTTCTGGACTCTCCCTGTTCTTAATATCTTGGGTCCCAGCATGAAAGACATagtccagaaaaataaaagtgaatgtaACAGTCCACAATACCAGTTCATCTTCATCACTTATCTTCAAAAGAGATGAATTACAACTTTGGCATGTCTTTTTACATCCAatccatttttcacttttagaagtgaaataataatactttattctATGACAGGACTGGTGGTTTTCATGGAGTTTGCCTACAACATATAAGGTGAAACATTATGTGGTATTCTGTTAAATAGAGCAATGTATTTTTCAGCCCTCCATaactaaaaaaaagttaatagctGTCAATAATGATAACTTTCAGGTCATTAAGATTCTGGAATACCAAGAAATATCTCCCATGTCAATTgctgcattattcacaataaccaagatatggaaacaacccaaatatccacgatagatgaaaggataaagaaaatgtggtatatacatacaatagaatactattcatctttaaaaaggaaatcctaccaaACGTAACAGGAtattacattaagtgaaataaaccaatcacagaaggacaaatactgtaggattccacttatatgagatgcAAAAAATAACTTTGGAGAAACAGAAAGTGGAAGGTGGTTGCcagtggctggggcaggggggaatAAGGA encodes:
- the KLRA1 gene encoding killer cell lectin-like receptor 2 (The RefSeq protein has 2 substitutions compared to this genomic sequence), with translation MSNEKVIYSSLRFLQSPESQNRLRADTTQSPGKKDGKGFPVPRHLIVVILGILCLLLLIIVAVLGTKIFQFIQENHHLGEMIGNLTQEYHILQNDSYLKDQLLTNKSLEYNILKNEMLQQKKEQDLLFTNRTFQSKNKGKLHENHQSCHRIKYYYFTSKSEKWIGCKKTCQSCNSSLLKISDEDELTFIQAQTYKKNYWIGLLYDIKEEKWKWVDTDLPFGINFTFMGFSGRGQCAFLSSTRVTNIDCSNSYHCICEKRIDNVLSASFQRYKKKR